The following proteins are co-located in the Armatimonadota bacterium genome:
- a CDS encoding cobalamin-binding protein gives MLKKSSVIIIFACLLALSTAAYAGYPMKVKDARGKVITLKTKPMRIVSIAPSNTEILYALGLNRRVVGVTKYCDYPPEAASKPKVGDMNISAESVLALRPDLVIAHSYINAGVITRLEKLGLKVFAVDPKTIDQVMRDIRTIGRITGRPKTAESIVLKMKRKIAAVKSSRLKQKSERVLVVIQANPLWAAGPKTFVDEMIGLAHATNIAHDARPGFVTFSKELAVSRNPDVIITGQKQDAHYFLTDPAWKQTSAAKHGRVFVIDNDLLVRPGPRLAYGLVKLNQALNRK, from the coding sequence ATGTTGAAAAAAAGCTCAGTTATTATAATATTTGCCTGTCTGCTCGCGCTCTCGACAGCGGCGTATGCCGGTTACCCTATGAAGGTGAAAGACGCCAGAGGTAAGGTCATCACGCTCAAGACAAAGCCCATGCGCATAGTCTCGATTGCCCCCAGCAATACCGAGATTCTCTATGCGCTGGGTCTCAATCGTAGAGTAGTCGGGGTGACCAAATACTGCGACTACCCCCCTGAAGCTGCCAGCAAACCAAAAGTCGGCGACATGAACATAAGCGCGGAGTCTGTACTGGCTTTGAGGCCCGATCTGGTAATTGCGCATTCGTATATCAATGCCGGCGTGATCACCCGGCTTGAAAAGCTCGGGCTTAAAGTCTTCGCTGTCGACCCCAAGACAATAGATCAAGTAATGCGGGATATCCGCACAATAGGCAGGATTACCGGCCGCCCAAAGACAGCAGAGTCAATTGTGCTAAAGATGAAGCGCAAGATTGCTGCAGTCAAATCGAGCCGATTAAAGCAAAAGTCAGAAAGAGTGCTGGTCGTGATCCAGGCAAATCCGCTTTGGGCCGCCGGACCGAAAACCTTCGTTGATGAAATGATCGGGCTTGCGCATGCAACAAACATAGCGCATGACGCACGCCCCGGCTTTGTAACGTTTTCAAAAGAGCTTGCCGTCTCACGCAACCCTGATGTAATAATCACAGGTCAAAAGCAGGACGCGCATTACTTCCTTACAGACCCTGCGTGGAAGCAGACCTCGGCGGCAAAGCATGGGCGTGTATTTGTAATCGACAACGATCTATTGGTGCGGCCGGGTCCCAGGTTGGCTTACGGACTTGTCAAACTGAATCAAGCGTTAAACCGCAAGTAG